The following is a genomic window from Apodemus sylvaticus chromosome 10, mApoSyl1.1, whole genome shotgun sequence.
GAGGAGTCAGACCTGGACAGTGGTAGTGTCCATAGTGCCTCAGGCCGGCCTGAGGGCCCCGTCCGTGCCAAGAAGCTGAAGCGAGGTCggccaggaagaaagaagaagaagggtgAGGACGCAGCCCCGTGAGCCTCTGGGTGGCTTATCCTTGTTGTCGTTCTCACTGCAGATGTGCAGACCCTCTGTCTTTCCCTgactccctttcttctctctctgtccctctgtcttggCTGGGGTGTGTGACAGTCCTGGGCTGTCCTCCAGTGAGCGGGGAGGAGGAAGGTGACGGCTACGAGACGGACCACCAGGATTACTGTGAGGTGTGCCAGCAGGGCGGGGAGATTATCCTGTGCGACACCTGCCCCCGCGCCTACCACCTCGTCTGCCTTGACCCCGACCTTGACCGGGCTCCTGAGGGCAAATGGAGCTGCCCCCACTGTGTGAGCACCTATCTCGTTTCTTCTTGCTGTCTGCTATGGTTTTCCAGGCCCTCAGCAGTACCCAAGAGTCCAGAATcctacttgggtcctttctttcaACCCCTTATTCCCAGAGTCATTAAGTTTGGAAAGTCAGGGTATCCTGTGTGGTAGGTCCCGGGAGACTTTATGCATATCTAAGACTCAGTCATCttgattttcctgtctctccttctcctcttctgtctATGTCTGACTGCACATGACCCCCTAGGAGAAGGAGGGCGTACAGTGGGAggccaaggaagaggaggaggagtatgaggaggaaggggaggagggagagaaggaggaagaggatgaccaCATGGAGTACTGCCGCGTGTGCAAGGACGGCGGGGAGCTCTTGTGCTGTGACGCGTGCATCTCTTCCTACCACATCCATTGTCTGAATCCCCCGCTGCCCGACATCCCCAATGGTGAATGGCTGTGCCCACGATGCACAGTAAGTGGAACCACACCCTCACAGGGCTTACCATCCCGTGCCACCTTTCACCCATTTCTGAGGCCCAAACACccagtctttcttccttcctcagcccCGACCCTGAGCTGTACCTCTGACCTACCTGACGAGGGGCTCTCTtggcctctttctttcctctttctcttatgTGCCATCCTGAAGTGTCCTGTGCTAAAGGGCCGCGTTCAGAAGATCTTGCATTGGCGGTGGGGGGAGCCTCCTGTGGCAATGCCAGCACCACAGCCGGCAGATGGGAATCCGGACGGCCCACCGCCTCGTCCTCTTCAAGGCAGATCAGAGCGAGAATTCTTTGTCAAGTGGGTGGGACTGTCCTACTGGCACTGCTCCTGGGCCAAGGAGCTTCAGGTACAAAGGCTTTTCCTTTCCCCGTGCCCAGGATCCTGCTCGCAGTCTCCTGCTCCGCTCTGCGCATCCAGCTCCTGTCATCTTTGGATTTAGAGGCTatgtcttctccctccctctgtgcccCAACAGCTGGAAATCTTCCACTTGGTAATGTACCGAAACTATCAACGGAAAAATGACATGGATGAGCCCCCGCCGCTGGACTACGGCTCTGGCGAGGACGATGGCAAGAGTGACAAACGCAAGGTGAAGGACCCGCACTATGCGGAGATGGAGGAGAAGTACTACCGCTTCGGCATCAAGCCCGAGTGGATGACCGTCCACCGCATCATTAACCATAGGTGAGTCCAAGGCCCACCTGGACTGTGACACTGCTCTAACAGTGGCCATCGTCCTACCTAAGCCAGATGACTGACTGAGGCTTGGTGACTGTCTCTGCAGCTGCAGCCCTTCTGGCCCTGCTCCTTCTAGGGAACCTGAGAGACCCGAGGAGAGCTCAGTCCACTTTCATTGTCTCTAAGAGCgtaggcatggggggggggggcggtgtggAAGCAAGCTCTGAGGAGCTGCGTGGCTCCAGAGTCGTGTTCACCATGCCTAGTGTGAGCTCCTTTACACCaaagtgtgagccaccagatGGGACGTTTGTTGGTTCGCTCGTTGCTCAGCCTAGTGCCTTGGTCCATGGCTGGCTCATTTTAGACACTAGCAAACCTTCTGTCTGGTGAGGGCATGATCCCATGGGCTCTGTGATGGTGTCTTATAGGCCGTGCTGAGAAGGCTAGGGTAGCAGGTGTTGTGCTTGTTGCCACTTTATTAGAACTTTGGATAATGAtccatattatttttctttcctcttgctcctgctcaACAGTATGGATAAAAAGGGGAATTACCACTATCTTGTGAAATGGAAGGATCTGCCTTACGACCAGTCTACGTGGGAAGAGGATGAGATGAACATCCCTGAGTATGACGACCAGAAGCAGAGCTACTGGAGACATCGGTGAGGGTGCCCGCTCAGTGGCCATGGAAACCAGGGAGGATGCTATTCCAGACAGACCCAGGCTAGGGCAGAGGCAGCCTCAGCTGGGGCTTTGGATGGGTTTGGTGGGGTACCATAAGGAGGAACAGTAAGATCTGGCCAGCCCGGGAGGACGGCCCAGGAGCTAAGAGCCCCTGTAAGAGGATCAAAGCTCAACTCCCAGCACCTGTACCTGGAGGCTTACGTCCTCCTgtgactccagatccaggggccagacaccttcttctggcctctgagggcatccCCCACACactagatagattgatagatgatagatagatagatagatagataggtagattgGTAGATTGGTTGATTAAAAACTATGTCTAAGAAGTAAGAAGAGGAAATAAGATCTGGTCTGAGAAGTGGGTCGGAGGGGGCCTGGAAGGGAATGATGGGTGCTCAAGGAATCCCAGGGGAGGAGGTGGAAAGCACAGGATGGAGCTGGCAAGACGGCTTAGTGAGTAACAGAATTTGCCAGTAAGGCTGGCACCTCGAGTTCGTGGGTCCGCACGGTGGAATGAGAGAACCAGTTTCTACAGTTGTCCTGTGACCTGTCCTCTGTAAATGTAATTAagagttttttatttaaaattctttagaGAAAGAAAGTGAGAGGATCTGAGAGAAGAATttaggcagagggaggcaggtcTGGGATGGGTGTAGAGAAGTGGGAGAGTGCCCCAGGACCAGGCCTCACTGGACACCCACTCTTTTCTCAGTGAACTAATCATGGGCGAGGACCCCGCACAGCCTCGAAAgtataagaagaagaagaaggagttaCAGGGCGATGGGCCTCCCAGCTCACCTACTAATGATGTAAGTTTGCTTTTCCCTGAGGCTCCAGCCTTGGGCCTGGAGCTGACAGCAGCCTCTCAGCAGTGGCTTTTCTCCATCACTCAGCTTGGCCCTCTTGAGAGGGGCTAGGGATTGGACTGTAGGAGTTGGGGTGCTACCAGCAGTTGAAATCCAGTTTCTTTCCTAGCCAGCCCTTCTTAGTAGTGCTGCTTGGTGATAATTTagggatgggggcggggaggcaggaggagactGAAGACTAGAACTCAACTCAGTCCATAGCTGAGGAAATAGCAATCCACCTTTTACCAGTGCCAGCGCAGGGCAGAAGCACCCTCAGCTGTTCCCTTAAACCTTGTGATGTCTTGACTCCACAGCCAACAGTGAAATATGAGACTCAGCCACggtttatcacagccacaggcGGCACACTGCACATGTATCAGCTGGAAGGGCTGAACTGGCTACGCTTCTCATGGGCCCAAGGCACTGACACGATCCTGGCTGACGAGATGGGGCTGGGCAAGACCATCCAGACCATCGTTTTTCTCTACTCCCTGTATAAGGAGGTGTGTGTTGGGTTCTAGGCTCCGAGGGGGCTGAGGCCTAGCCTGGCCTAGGAGGGTGGAAGGCTAGGGCAGCAGACTAGACTAGTGGCATTCACCCTTGACTCCAGGGCCACACGAAAGGACCCTTCCTGGTGAGTGCTCCACTCTCCACCATCATCAACTGGGAACGGGAGTTCCAGATGTGGGCACCCAAGTTCTATGTGGTCACATACACGGGTGACAAGGACAGCCGGGCCATTATAAGAGAAAACGAATTTTCATTTGAGGATAATGCCATAAAAGGCGGGAAGAAAGCTTTCAAGATGAAGGTAAATTCCTTTCTCATGCTTTGAGACCCTCAGATCTGCCATTTCTTTGTCCCAACCAGGAATTCCTCTCCTTATCTTTGTGCCTCTCTACTCCTCGGTAGGCTCTCCTGGGAGCATGTGCAGCCCTGTCAGTGCCGGGCATAGGGGTGTGAAATTAAGGGCTGTGATCCATAGTCCCTGTTCAGTGTTGACATTAGAATAACTGGCTTCCTGAGGGAATCTCAGTTCTTGATAAAGAGCAAGGCTGGGAATGTGGGAGGGGTGTGTAGGTGGCAGATGAACGGGCCATACTTGTGTTGGCAGAGGGAGGCACAGGTGAAGTTCCACGTCCTTCTGACATCATACGAGCTGATCACCATTGATCAGGCAGCGCTCGGCTCCATCCGCTGGGCCTGCCTTGTGGTGGATGAAGCTCATCGGCTCAAGAACAACCAGTCCAAGGTGAGTGAGGTCCACTCCGAGCACTGGGAGGCCACGGGGGACTTGTGCTGATCCTTAAAGAAATTATGACAAAACTGGTCTGGGTTGTTGTAGGTGAGCTTCCTGTCATGGTGGGGAAAGGACTGGGCTGGAGGCGGGCAAGGCCAGGACTGGGGCCTCTGATCCTGGGGGAAATGGGGATTCAGGAGCTGGCAACTGGGACAAGTTTATGAGGTGAGACAGCCACTTGCCACTGAAAGCTGTTTCTTTCCCTTGCCTGTCCTTGTCCCACTCCCTAGTTTTTCAGGGTCCTCAATGGCTACAAGATAGATCATAAGTTGTTGTTGACCGGGACCCCGCTGCAGAATAACCTGGAGGAACTCTTCCACCTTCTCAACTTCCTCACTCCGGAGAGGTTTAAGTAAGTGGCTCACTAGGTGGCCGCAGGGAGGAAGAGCAGCACAGACTTCTAGAAGATTCATCTGATGCAGGAAATAGAGCCCAAGGTCAGAGGCAGAGAACATCTCCCCTTGTCTGATTTCTTATCTCTTTGTGTCTGTTAGCAACTtggagggcttcctggaggagttTGCGGACATATCCAAAGAAGACCAGATTAAGAAACTGCATGATTTACTGGGGCCACATATGCTTCGGAGACTCAAGGCAGATGTCTTTAAGAACATGCCAGCCAAGACCGAGCTCATTGTTCGAGTAGAGCTAAGCCCCATGCAGAAGTGAGACTTGGGACAGGCTGTCAGTCTTGTGGGCGGGGCTTGGGTGGTTGCTTTCCTAGAACTGGGCCACATTAGAAGTGTTTCTGCccacacttttgatcccagcacttgggaggcagagacaggtgtatctctgagtctgagtttagcttggtctgcacagtgagttccaggatagcctgggctacacagagaaaacttgttttaaaaaagaagaagaagaagagggctCCTTTATTATTCATATCTCTTGTATATCCCTACCCTGGTCTTTAGGAAATACTACAAGTACATCCTAACTCGAAATTTTGAGGCCTTGAACTCTCGAGGCGGTGGGAACCAAGTGTCCCTGCTCAACATCATGATGGACCTTAAGAAATGCTGTAACCACCCGTACCTCTTCCCTGTGGCTGCCATGGTAGGGACAGAGAGCCAGACAGATCCTGTGGCTGCTTCCTGGGAGGGTCTGCCTTGAGCacggggtgtgggggtgtgaggggtgtggggtgtgtgtgggggggagtaaGGAGTGTTCTGCTCCCcctcacttctcctttcttctcttctcaggAGTCTCCTAAACTCCCCAGTGGGGCTTATGAGGGTGGGGCACTTATTAAGTCCTCAGGGAAGCTCCTGCTGCTGCAGAAGATGCTGCGCAAGCTGAAGGAGCAAGGACACAGGGTGCTCATCTTCTCCCAGGTGACCGCCCCTGCTCCCCTTCAGGGCTGTGCTGTGGCCACTCGCCACCCAGACTTCACTCCTGCCTCATCCCTGTGGCCCCTCTACTAGGAAAGGCTGAGATCCTGCCCACAGCTTGTCTAGACTCAGGCAGGCAAGGTGGCGGGCGTCTGCTTATCATCCCTGAAGTTGGGATGCTGAGGTGGAAGTCAGTCTGCACATAGAGACTGTGTATTCAAGTGAACGAACAGAGCGAGCCGATGGCTGGCCtcagtggtagcgcacacctgaaGATAGCACGAGGCTGTGGATTAGATCCCTAGCACTGGACAAATGAACACAAGTCTAATAGGTCTGGGCTGGGTGTGCTAGTGTCTCCCTTTAATCCAGCCTGCACATAGTTCCGGGCCAGCTaggcctacacagtgagaccttatctttaaaaataaaaggcctGGCATGGCTGGCTCATCCTTGTTCCTAAGAAGAGACTAGTGCCAGTTACCAGCCTTATGCATGAATGCTATAGGGACCACAGGCCTTTTAGGATTCTGATGAAAGGTATATATACCTCTACTTTGAAGAAAAGGACACACCAATTTTATGTGATTTTCAAAGTACTTATACAGGTTTCTCTGAAACCTTTCCATGGGTCTCAGAACCTGTGCCTTATAAGAAATGATCTTAAATGAAAAGACTTCGAGACAGGACTTGAGGGCTGGGGATAAGTGGGGCCAGCAGCAGGGCGGCTATGTTTAGCTGTGAGGCCTGGGGATTTGTTGCTGTAAAGGGCTGCTTTGGGGAACTAGGCCTGAGCTACTCTTGTGGTCTTCTGGACTCCTGCTGTCCCTTTTTCAGATGACCAAAATGTTAGACCTTCTGGAGGACTTCCTAGACTATGAAGGCTACAAGTATGAACGCATTGATGGTGGCATCACGGGCGCCCTCAGGCAGGAGGCCATTGATCGCTTTAATGGTGAGGAGGAAATGCTGTGCTGTGCATGGACTTGGCAGGCCTGAGAGCATCTGCCAAGCCCTTAGGATGGGGATGGTGAGGGGAAGCCGGACCCCTAGACTAGGAGGTAGGACGCAGTGGTTATAGTCGTGCTTCTGGCAGCCAGGGGTAAGCttggcctcttcctcctcacGTCCTAGCTCCTGGTGCCCAGCAGTTCTGCTTCCTCCTGTCCACCCGAGCCGGTGGTCTGGGCATCAACCTGGCCACTGCTGACACTGTCATCATCTTTGATTCTGACTGGAACCCCCATAATGACATCCAGGTAGGAGCCTGCATCCTACATCCCCTGTAACATACAGCAAGTCGGCATGGGTTCTCGGAGGGTGTTGTCCTGCTCAGGGATGGATCTTAGAGAGAAGGCCTTTCCCGACACTGTGTCAGCTTCGCTCTATCACTCTCCTGGCTGACCTCCATTTTCTTCTGCCCCTGTAGGCCTTCAGCAGAGCTCATCGGATTGGCCAGGCCAACAAAGTGATGATTTACCGGTTTGTGACCCGAGCCTCTGTGGAAGAACGAATCACACAGGTGGCTAAGAGAAAGATGATGCTGACACATCTGGTGGTGCGGCCAGGCCTGGGCTCCAAGGCTGGCTCCATGTCCAAGCAGGAGCTCGATGACATCCTCAAATTTGGCACCGAGGAACTATTCAAAGATGAAAATGAGGGTGAGGTAGTCCCTGGGAACCCCCACTCCAAAAAACAATCccatccaaaacaaaaaatacccccCCAAGcccctcaaaaaaccaaacttcTCCTTTCAGCCTGTAAAGGACAAATCCCTTCTTTCTAGTAGTGCTGAGGGAAGGGTTGGCCACctaaggaaacaaagcaaaagataCTAGATGCCAGCCTGGGAGCAGCCATTTCCTCCAGGGCCCagtgagaaggagagggagaagcgTCTTACGCATCCCAGCTAAACTGTGCCTGAGTTTCTGGCCCACACCTCAGgtcctcttctgtctctgccagGGGAGAATAAGGAGGAGGATAGCAGTGTGATCCACTATGACAATGAAGCCATCGCTCGACTACTGGATCGCAACCAGGATGCGACCGAGGACACGGACGTGCAGAACATGAACGAATACCTCAGCTCCTTCAAGGTGGCGCAGTATGTCGTGCGTGAAGAAGACAAGGTAAGAGGCTTGGGGGCCACACGTTCCCATAGGCCTATCTCCAAGGCCATCTCTGAAAGGCATTGAATGCCTTTCTCTAAATTTTGAAGTAGAAATATTCTCCTGCACTCATACTTTTGATTTATTCTCTCATCCTGGTCCCCAGCAAAAAGCAACAGTGTACCTCAAACAATTTCTCATTTTGATAGATGAGGCTGGACTTTGGAAAAACCCCTGGGCACAAAAAGTTCTTGTAGTCCCAGAACGATGCTTCTGAGCCTGTGggaggagaggtgaggggagTGAGGAGAGGCTTAGAGAGGAGCCAGGGCGCTGCAAGGGAGGTGGTAGGGAGAAGGTGCAGCAGCGTCAGAGACTGGATGCTGGGCCCAGAAGCATCAGGCAGGAGCCGGGCACGGGTGAGTGAGGAGGGGGCTGCCAGCCTTCACTCTGCCGCCCTGCAGATTGAGGAGATTGAGCGAGAGATCATCAAGCAGGAGGAGAACGTGGACCCTGACTACTGGGAGAAGCTGCTGAGGCACCACTACGAGCAGCAGCAGGAAGACCTTGCCCGGAACCTAGGCAAGGGCAAGCGGGTGCGAAAGCAAGTTAACTACAATGATGCCGCCCAGGAGGATCAAGGTGAGGTCGGCTTCCCGCAAGAACCGGGAAGGGAAGATGCGATGGACAGAGCTTCCGAGGCTGGGGCTGTAGAAAGGGAAAGGCTGGGTGATCGGGATGGGTCAGGAGGAACTTTTCTAAGGCCAGATGGGTTTGTGGGGATTTAACTATCTAGGGACTACAGAGGGATCCTGTGAGCACACAGGGTCCACTGTTTAGAGTAGCGTTGACAGTGGATCAAGGACAGGGTGGAGGTGGAGAAATGTCCAAGAGGAAGAATCTAAGTGGAGATGGCCCCAGTGTGCTTACTGCCCACCGTGGAACGCTCTCTGCCCCTCACAGATAACCAGTCAGAATACTCAGTAGGGtctgaggaagaggatgaagactTTGATGAGCGTCCTGAAGGTAGAGTCTCTTCCTGACTTTCTCACTCTTCCCTCACGTCACTTTCTAGCTTTCTTTAAGTCcactaatttttttgtttgtttgtttttggatttgtttttttttttgagacagggtttctctgtatagccttggctgtcctggatctcactctgtagaccaggatggcctctaactcagaaatcctcccgcttctgcctcccagagtgctgggattacaggcgtgcgccaccactgcccagccactttttttttttaaagaataatttttatttttgatgttattgttttacctgtatgtatatctgtgtactacCTGCATGCCTGACACCTGGAGAGgctagaag
Proteins encoded in this region:
- the Chd3 gene encoding chromodomain-helicase-DNA-binding protein 3 isoform X3, with protein sequence MASPLRDEEEEEEEMVVSEEEEEEEEEGDEEEEEVEAADEDDEEEDEEGVLGRGPGHDRGRDRHSPPSCHLFPPPPPPLPPPPPPDKDDIRLLPSALGVKKGKRGPRKQKENKPGKPRKRKKLDSEEEFGSERDEYREKSESGGSEYGTGPGRKRRRKHREKKEKKTKRRKRGEGDGGHKQVEQKSSATLLLTWGLEDVEHVFSEEDYHTLTNYKAFSQFMRPLIAKKNPKIPMSKMMTILGAKWREFSANNPFKGSAAAVAAAAAAAAAAVAEQVSAAVSSATPIAPSGPPPALPPPPAPEIQPPPIRRAKTKEGKGPGHKRRNKSPRVPDGRKKLRGKKMAPLKIKLGLLGGKRKKAGSCVFQSDEGPEPEAEESDLDSGSVHSASGRPEGPVRAKKLKRGRPGRKKKKVLGCPPVSGEEEGDGYETDHQDYCEVCQQGGEIILCDTCPRAYHLVCLDPDLDRAPEGKWSCPHCEKEGVQWEAKEEEEEYEEEGEEGEKEEEDDHMEYCRVCKDGGELLCCDACISSYHIHCLNPPLPDIPNGEWLCPRCTCPVLKGRVQKILHWRWGEPPVAMPAPQPADGNPDGPPPRPLQGRSEREFFVKWVGLSYWHCSWAKELQLEIFHLVMYRNYQRKNDMDEPPPLDYGSGEDDGKSDKRKVKDPHYAEMEEKYYRFGIKPEWMTVHRIINHSMDKKGNYHYLVKWKDLPYDQSTWEEDEMNIPEYDDQKQSYWRHRELIMGEDPAQPRKYKKKKKELQGDGPPSSPTNDPTVKYETQPRFITATGGTLHMYQLEGLNWLRFSWAQGTDTILADEMGLGKTIQTIVFLYSLYKEGHTKGPFLVSAPLSTIINWEREFQMWAPKFYVVTYTGDKDSRAIIRENEFSFEDNAIKGGKKAFKMKREAQVKFHVLLTSYELITIDQAALGSIRWACLVVDEAHRLKNNQSKFFRVLNGYKIDHKLLLTGTPLQNNLEELFHLLNFLTPERFNNLEGFLEEFADISKEDQIKKLHDLLGPHMLRRLKADVFKNMPAKTELIVRVELSPMQKKYYKYILTRNFEALNSRGGGNQVSLLNIMMDLKKCCNHPYLFPVAAMESPKLPSGAYEGGALIKSSGKLLLLQKMLRKLKEQGHRVLIFSQMTKMLDLLEDFLDYEGYKYERIDGGITGALRQEAIDRFNAPGAQQFCFLLSTRAGGLGINLATADTVIIFDSDWNPHNDIQAFSRAHRIGQANKVMIYRFVTRASVEERITQVAKRKMMLTHLVVRPGLGSKAGSMSKQELDDILKFGTEELFKDENEGENKEEDSSVIHYDNEAIARLLDRNQDATEDTDVQNMNEYLSSFKVAQYVVREEDKIEEIEREIIKQEENVDPDYWEKLLRHHYEQQQEDLARNLGKGKRVRKQVNYNDAAQEDQDNQSEYSVGSEEEDEDFDERPEGRRQSKRQLRNEKDKPLPPLLARVGGNIEVLGFNTRQRKAFLNAVMRWGMPPQDAFTTQWLVRDLRGKTEKEFKAYVSLFMRHLCEPGADGSETFADGVPREGLSRQQVLTRIGVMSLVKKKVQEFEHINGRWSMPELMPDLSADSKRSSRASSPTKTSPTTPEASTTNSPCTSKPATPAPSEKGDGVRTPLEKDGTENPEEKNSKVGEKLETEIDSPSPAPSLGERIEHRKILLEDEAPGVPGETEPEPGYRGDREKSASEPTPGERGEEKPLDVQEHRERTEGETGDLGKREDVRADRELRLGTPRDEPRPSGRREEKMEKPRFMFNIADGGFTELHTLWQNEERAAISSGKLNEIWHRRHDYWLLAGIVLHGYARWQDIQNDAQFAIINEPFKTEANKGNFLEMKNKFLARRFKLLEQALVIEEQLRRAAYLNLSQEPAHPAMALHARFAEAECLAESHQHLSKESLAGNKPANAVLHKGKGRGGPARGRAHHAASEPAGGVAERHEGRCDPPASHAVPNTPHRSPPSDVGAQHPQPAGQQGHGASPHAGLSPGSLRHTSGVRSSFQRRTRRGSGRRRRQLQPDACRVLHHSHHQRPSSAGEEREGNGGGVGIRRAGAGSEGAPSRGGDLYRRLTGSQACPSPRPRPRSRPTSQALGPAANPLPSPPLGPPLG
- the Chd3 gene encoding chromodomain-helicase-DNA-binding protein 3 isoform X1, whose amino-acid sequence is MASPLRDEEEEEEEMVVSEEEEEEEEEGDEEEEEVEAADEDDEEEDEEGVLGRGPGHDRGRDRHSPPSCHLFPPPPPPLPPPPPPDKDDIRLLPSALGVKKGKRGPRKQKENKPGKPRKRKKLDSEEEFGSERDEYREKSESGGSEYGTGPGRKRRRKHREKKEKKTKRRKRGEGDGGHKQVEQKSSATLLLTWGLEDVEHVFSEEDYHTLTNYKAFSQFMRPLIAKKNPKIPMSKMMTILGAKWREFSANNPFKGSAAAVAAAAAAAAAAVAEQVSAAVSSATPIAPSGPPPALPPPPAPEIQPPPIRRAKTKEGKGPGHKRRNKSPRVPDGRKKLRGKKMAPLKIKLGLLGGKRKKAGSCVFQSDEGPEPEAEESDLDSGSVHSASGRPEGPVRAKKLKRGRPGRKKKKVLGCPPVSGEEEGDGYETDHQDYCEVCQQGGEIILCDTCPRAYHLVCLDPDLDRAPEGKWSCPHCEKEGVQWEAKEEEEEYEEEGEEGEKEEEDDHMEYCRVCKDGGELLCCDACISSYHIHCLNPPLPDIPNGEWLCPRCTCPVLKGRVQKILHWRWGEPPVAMPAPQPADGNPDGPPPRPLQGRSEREFFVKWVGLSYWHCSWAKELQLEIFHLVMYRNYQRKNDMDEPPPLDYGSGEDDGKSDKRKVKDPHYAEMEEKYYRFGIKPEWMTVHRIINHSMDKKGNYHYLVKWKDLPYDQSTWEEDEMNIPEYDDQKQSYWRHRELIMGEDPAQPRKYKKKKKELQGDGPPSSPTNDPTVKYETQPRFITATGGTLHMYQLEGLNWLRFSWAQGTDTILADEMGLGKTIQTIVFLYSLYKEGHTKGPFLVSAPLSTIINWEREFQMWAPKFYVVTYTGDKDSRAIIRENEFSFEDNAIKGGKKAFKMKREAQVKFHVLLTSYELITIDQAALGSIRWACLVVDEAHRLKNNQSKFFRVLNGYKIDHKLLLTGTPLQNNLEELFHLLNFLTPERFNNLEGFLEEFADISKEDQIKKLHDLLGPHMLRRLKADVFKNMPAKTELIVRVELSPMQKKYYKYILTRNFEALNSRGGGNQVSLLNIMMDLKKCCNHPYLFPVAAMESPKLPSGAYEGGALIKSSGKLLLLQKMLRKLKEQGHRVLIFSQMTKMLDLLEDFLDYEGYKYERIDGGITGALRQEAIDRFNAPGAQQFCFLLSTRAGGLGINLATADTVIIFDSDWNPHNDIQAFSRAHRIGQANKVMIYRFVTRASVEERITQVAKRKMMLTHLVVRPGLGSKAGSMSKQELDDILKFGTEELFKDENEGENKEEDSSVIHYDNEAIARLLDRNQDATEDTDVQNMNEYLSSFKVAQYVVREEDKIEEIEREIIKQEENVDPDYWEKLLRHHYEQQQEDLARNLGKGKRVRKQVNYNDAAQEDQDNQSEYSVGSEEEDEDFDERPEGRRQSKRQLRNEKDKPLPPLLARVGGNIEVLGFNTRQRKAFLNAVMRWGMPPQDAFTTQWLVRDLRGKTEKEFKAYVSLFMRHLCEPGADGSETFADGVPREGLSRQQVLTRIGVMSLVKKKVQEFEHINGRWSMPELMPDLSADSKRSSRASSPTKTSPTTPEASTTNSPCTSKPATPAPSEKGDGVRTPLEKDGTENPEEKNSKVGEKLETEIDSPSPAPSLGERIEHRKILLEDEAPGVPGETEPEPGYRGDREKSASEPTPGERGEEKPLDVQEHRERTEGETGDLGKRAEDVRADRELRLGTPRDEPRPSGRREEKMEKPRFMFNIADGGFTELHTLWQNEERAAISSGKLNEIWHRRHDYWLLAGIVLHGYARWQDIQNDAQFAIINEPFKTEANKGNFLEMKNKFLARRFKLLEQALVIEEQLRRAAYLNLSQEPAHPAMALHARFAEAECLAESHQHLSKESLAGNKPANAVLHKGKGRGGPARGRAHHAASEPAGGVAERHEGRCDPPASHAVPNTPHRSPPSDVGAQHPQPAGQQGHGASPHAGLSPGSLRHTSGVRSSFQRRTRRGSGRRRRQLQPDACRVLHHSHHQRPSSAGEEREGNGGGVGIRRAGAGSEGAPSRGGDLYRRLTGSQACPSPRPRPRSRPTSQALGPAANPLPSPPLGPPLG